The DNA region ACACAGTGAGGGGGGAGGACACAGCAAAGAGTGACACAGGAACAGCTGAGACCATGGAAGCGGCAAGTGCGTGACATACACAAGAGCGctctcctccccaggtgcaTCACTACCGGATCAACCCCCCTGAAGTCACGCAGAGCCCAGTTAGAAGAGCACCCGACCGGGTACAGACAAGAGCTTGCGCCCCGTGGGAGAGCGCTGCAGTGGGGTTTGGGCGCTGGCTGACAGCTCTGACTGCGGGCGTGTGCCCCATCCCCGGGCCTGCGTGGGGcctccccggggagccccgaacccccggggagccccgctGGGCGCACGGCCCCGCCTCGGGCCCCGCTGCTGCGAGGCATCGGGCCGGCCTGGCGGGGcagggcccggcggcgggggggggaccgcggcggcggggcagccttACCTGACATCCTCACGGACGGCGGTGCCGTGCTGCCGGTTGTGGCAGCGGACCGAGAGGCAGCTCCGCAGGCCGTAGCGGCAGCCCTGCGCCAGCTTGTAGGCGCGGAAGCGCTCCCTGAAGTCCTCGTAGCTCCTGAAGCGGGCCCCCAGCTCCAtggcgggcccgggcccccaGCAccacagcccggccccgccgccgccgcgcccccaGAACcagcccgccgcccccgccgcctgtATTAAACCAGCTGGGGCACCGCCCACACCCTGAATATGGCCAATCAGAAGCGTCTTCTCCCGATTGACAGGaggccagccagccagcccagaGCTTTCTGCCACCACCTGGGCGACTGACGGCTCGATCGCCCAATCAGCTGgcggcgccccgccccgcgggtgGGCGGTACTTCCCGCCCCGTCGCGCGGCGGCCGGATGTTGTCGCTGTCGGTGCCGCCGGTTCCGGGTCGCTGCGCAGATGGCGGCTCCGGGCGACGCCGGCGGGGCTGGCtcagggccggggccggtggcggagcggccgccgcccggggaCCTGCGGAGCGTGCTGATCACCAGCGTGCTGAACCTGGAGCGGCTGGAGCTCGACCTCTTCAGGTAGGCGCGGGCGCCGGGCCGCCGGGACcgggccgccctccccgccgccgccctcacCGCCGCCGCCTTCTCCCCCCGCAGGGGCCGGCACCACTGGGTGCCCGCTACGCAGCGCCTCTTCGGCGGGCAGATCGTGGGGCAGGCCCTGGTAGCGGCCGCCCGCGCCGTCAGCTGGGACGAGCAGGTCCACTCGCTGCACTGCTACTTCGTGCGGGCAggtgggccgggccgggccgggggaaCCGGGCTGCAGGAAGCGGGGCCGAGCCGGTGACCCCGGcggctggggggccggggggccgggctgcggaTCCCagggccggggggtgccgggggctgagaggcggcagcggggcggaTGGCTGACTGTGGAGGGTGGGGTGCgggatggggaacagggggTCCGGGAGGCCTGGGCTTATGGAGGGATGGGGCCAGGCAGTGAATCTGGCggctgaggggctggggagtcctagaatcgtttaggttggaaaagacctttaagtcTTTAAGTCTATGGTTGgacttaaaggtcttttccaacctaaacgattctatgattctatgattaccaagtccaccactaaaccagttaaaggTAGAATCAtaattaatgtcatgtttcctggcttggtggctggattattttttaatgaaagtaaaattaggAATCcctaaggttggaaaggatctctaagatcatcagcccaaccatcaacccaacacccccatgcccactaaaccatgtcccgaagtgccacctctgcccattttttgaacccctccagggctggggactcccccacctctctgggcagcctgttccaatgcttgaccactctttccctgaagaaatttctcctaatatccaatctaaacctcccctgatgcaccttgaggccatttcctcttatcttattgcttgttccttgggagaagagaccgacccccaccccactgcacccccctgccaggcagctgcagagagtgatcaggtctcccctcagcctcctcttctccaggctgaacacccccagctccctcagccactccccatcagctctgtgctccagacccttccccagctccgttgcccttctctggacacgctccagcaccccaatgttcttcttgtgctgaggggcccaaaactggacacagcattccaggtgtggcctcaccagtgctgagcacaggggcacgatccctgccctgctcctgctgtccaCACTATTCCCgacagaagccaggatgctgttggctttcttggctacctgggcacacttctggctcatgttcagccggctgtcaaccaacacccccaggtccttttcggccaggcagctttccagccactcttccccaagcctggagcgttgCGTGGGCTGAGGCCCGCGGGGGTGAGCAGGTGCCGccatcccagctccagcacagcagagggTGTGGGTGGCAGTGCCAGCTCAGGGAGCAGTGGGCTCGGCCCCCCTGGCCCCAGTGCTCAGCCTCTGTAGGTCAGGTCCCCTCTGTGGTGCGTGGTGGCCCAACGGCAGAACGTCCCTTTTCTGTCCCAGgggaccccagggtgccagTGCTGTACGAGGTGGAGCGGACCCATACAGGGAAGAGCTTCTCTGTTCGTTCCGTAAAGGCCATCCAGCATGGAAAGCCGATCTTCATCTGCCAGGCCTCCTTCCAGCTCTCCCAGGGGAGCCCAGTGCAGCACCAGTTCACCATGCCTGCCGTGCCGCCCCCTGAGGAGCTGCTGACGCAAGAGGAGCTCATCCAGAAGTTCCTGCAGTGAGTGGGGTGGAAGGGGCACGCCGGGGAtgcccttctctgcagctgGGGCTTAGGGAGGCGCAGGGATTGGGGTGACCGCCTGAGGAGTTCTCAAATACGCCTGGGAGGGGAGTATGGAAGCAGGACGGGACAGGAGCCGtgctcctcctgcctttctggGTGGCCCTGGGTCCCTGGGCTGAAGCCGCTGCCAGCAGGACGTGCCCCTGGCCTGCCTGGCATTGACCTCACTTCTCCCCGTTGGTCTACAGGAATCCTAACTTGGCAGAGCAGTACAGAAAGCATCTCAACAAGATTGAAGCTGAAGATGTGCCGATTGACATCAAACCCGTGAACCCACCAGATATAGTCTCCTCGGAGCCGCAGGAACCAAAGCAGCTCTTCTGGGTGCGAGCACGAGGCTACATAGGTGGGTCCTGCCAGGAGGGTGGTCTGGCTGCCGCGTGAGCCGAGGGCTCGGGCTCAAGCTCATGCTGTAGAGCACGCTGGTGATCGAGAGGGTTGTGATTCAGGGGCTGTCTGCGCCCCGAGCCTGCAGGGAAGCCTGGGGATTTCAAGGCTGAAATACAGGTACGGGTGCCAGAGCGTGAAGCGATGCCCGTGTGCCGTGCTCCACCGCGGTGGGCTTTCCCTGGGGGGCCCGGCAAGGGGAGCGGGTCTGAAAGAGCATCTCAGCTCTGCTTGGCCAGCACCTGACCCTTGGGGAAGCAGAGCTCCCGGGGCTGTGCCTCGTGCTGCGCGCCCAGGCTCGTCCCACGGCCACCCCGCAGGGGACAGGCAGTGCCGGTTGCTTTGCAGGAGAGACTGACATGAAGGTGCACTGCTGCGTGGCCGCCTACATCTCCGACTACGCCTTCCTGGGCAcggccctgctcccgcacctGCAGTACCGCATCAAGTTCATGGTCTCCCTCGACCATTCCATGTGGTTCCACGCGCCCTTCCGAGCAGACCACTGGATGCTGTATGAGTGCGAGAGCCCCTTTGCTGGTGAGTCCTCGCCGCGTTCCCCAAGAACCCGCAAGGCAAAGACCGACTTTGCCCATCCCAGGGCATGGCGAGCCACGGTCTGACAGGCACTGTCTGCAGGCGGGTGCCGGGCACTGGTGCAGGGACGGCTGTGGCGCAGGGACGGGGTCCTGGCTGTCACCTGCGCGCAGGAGGGACTCATCAGAGTGGACCAAACGCCAAACCAGAGCAAGCTCTAGCTGAGGAACACCCGTGGGCTGGGGCTCAGGTCAGGGAGGGACCCCGGGACCGAAACAGATGTGGGTAAGGTGGGACCTGGGCGACAGCGGGAAGGAGCCTCGAAGGCGACCGGGCTGGATCCAGCGCTGCGAGGCGTGCTGGTGCCAGGCCCTCCGCGATGGATGGGGACCCGCAGGGGCATCCGCTGCGACCGACTGCCAGCTGCACGGCGCATACCCGTTTGCTGCCATCCGCCACCCTTCACCTGCCTTAAATAAAGCCGTCAGGTGACCAGCTGGGCTCCATCCCGTGGAGTTTGTCCCCTCGTCCCCCGTGATTGTGCTCAGCCAAGGGAGCTTCTCCTGGCAGGGGAGGGTGGGCAGctccgggggtgctgggggacgGCTCTGCCACCGCAGCAGGCTGGGTGGCAGGAAGGGAAGGTGCTACTGCGGCATATGTGGCTTCCCCTTCTCActtctcctgccctcctcaTGCCCCGGTGCTTGTGTcagttgctgcttctgctcacCCTCGGCCTCCTCCCTCGGGAAAGGGGGCCCAGCTGCTAGGAGCCAGGGAAAGGGGATGCGTCAGCTCCCACCTCAGCGCGGGGGGGCTTGAGGCTTCCTGCTGACGGTGTCCAGGGGGAAGTGAAGCTGAACAGACGCTGCAGGCACCTCGCTCTTCTTCCTACCAAGACTTTATTAAATAAAGGCCTTTTTATTATATATGTTTTACGGGAAGTTCCTGGCAAGAGCCCCGGACCCTGCTAGAAGCCTTCCCGTTCCCTCACGCAGTGCCAGTATGTCCCAGCTAAAGTCCCGTCCGCTCCAGAAGCCCCCCACAGCGGGGGAGCCGGCTCCCAGCAGTGCCGGTGTGGGTGGTGAGCACCCGTAAGCACCCGGCTGCACGGGACAGACTAACCACAGACAAAGTGCACTTTCCAGGCAGCTCCGGGGCGCGGGCCGTGCTGCCCACCGCAGCGCAGCGCTgccgctgcctccctgccccatccccacccgTGGCATCGCCCTCGCTgctcccggccgccccgggcacgagccccacgcagcccccccgccctcctGCCAGCGTGGGCGCCGGCGGCAGGACGCTCACTCCAAAGGCTCCTTGATCAGGCACTCCTTCAGggtgggctgctgctgcaggggcgGCCCGGCCTCCCGCAGGTCCTGCAGCCGGGCCTCCGAGCGCCGCTTGTCCTTGCCCACCTTCCAGGCCAGGTGGACGTGGGCCTGCAGGAAGGGCCCCAGCAGCGGGTGGCTGCCTTGggcctccagcagctgcagcgcCTGCTCGCAGCAGCCGTGGGCTTCGCTGAGCTCGTCCAGCTCCTGGTGACAGACAGCCAGCCCGGCCAGCGTCAGGAGGAAGTGGCCGGAGCCGCAGACCCCGAGCCGGTCCTGCAGCCGGTAGGCGTTGGCCCAGGTGGCCAGAGCCTCGCGGTACATGCCGGTGCAGGTCAGGCGCTGTGCGGCCCGCAGGTCCTGCAGGAAGAAGAACTCAAGGAACTCGGGGGGAGCGGCGGATCTCGGCGATGGAATGCAGGTGGGACAGGAACTGCTCGAAAGCTCGGCTCCGCTTGGCGATGGTCTCGGCGGTGAAGTTCCGGCGCAGCCTCTTCCTGGGGAAGGCAACGCCGGCCATGTCGCAGCCGAAGCGGCAGCGCAGGCGGCGGTTGAGCCGCTCGAAGTCCGAGTAGCGCCGGGCGATGGCGGCGGGGGCCTTGTCGAACCGGCCGGAGCGGATCAGGTAGATGGTGTAGAGCTGCGGGGGGGGAGCCAGGCGTCAGGGCAGTGCCACGGGCAGCTGCTCCTGCGgggccggg from Pelecanus crispus isolate bPelCri1 chromosome 14, bPelCri1.pri, whole genome shotgun sequence includes:
- the ACOT8 gene encoding acyl-coenzyme A thioesterase 8 produces the protein MAAPGDAGGAGSGPGPVAERPPPGDLRSVLITSVLNLERLELDLFRGRHHWVPATQRLFGGQIVGQALVAAARAVSWDEQVHSLHCYFVRAGDPRVPVLYEVERTHTGKSFSVRSVKAIQHGKPIFICQASFQLSQGSPVQHQFTMPAVPPPEELLTQEELIQKFLQNPNLAEQYRKHLNKIEAEDVPIDIKPVNPPDIVSSEPQEPKQLFWVRARGYIGETDMKVHCCVAAYISDYAFLGTALLPHLQYRIKFMVSLDHSMWFHAPFRADHWMLYECESPFAGGCRALVQGRLWRRDGVLAVTCAQEGLIRVDQTPNQSKL
- the SNX21 gene encoding LOW QUALITY PROTEIN: sorting nexin-21 (The sequence of the model RefSeq protein was modified relative to this genomic sequence to represent the inferred CDS: deleted 1 base in 1 codon; substituted 1 base at 1 genomic stop codon), whose product is MAARILHRLRHALASEGVREERARGGSEAEDFPESSELEDDTEGLSTRLSGTLSFTSHEEEEDEEEEEEDGAGEELGEARSPRPAGXHPSPGAEWGPAAERPSGSLLTRQLQELWRKSRGSLAPQRLLFEVTSASVVSERSSKYVLYTIYLIRSGRFDKAPAAIARRYSDFERLNRRLRCRFGCDMAGVAFPRKRLRRNFTAETIAKRSRAFEQFLSHLHSIAEIRRSPEFLEFFFLQDLRAAQRLTCTGMYREALATWANAYRLQDRLGVCGSGHFLLTLAGLAVCHQELDELSEAHGCCEQALQLLEAQGSHPLLGPFLQAHVHLAWKVGKDKRRSEARLQDLREAGPPLQQQPTLKECLIKEPLE